Genomic segment of Candidatus Jordarchaeales archaeon:
GCAGTCTTCAACGGTTCTCCCTCAAAATTTCTTTCAACACACAGAAACGGAATCTGCCCCTCTCTCCTCCAGTAGTTCAAAAAACACTCAGAGTGAAGACCAAAACTAACATCGCCGACCTTAACAGGCTTATCCAAAACCCCACCACAGACATAGCACTCATCCGGAACAAAGCGCCAAACCCAGCTAAGGCGCATACTTCACCAGGAAACCTCCCTAAAGCTCAACGACATGTACTCTACAACTAAACAAAAGTAAATCGACGCTTTAAATTAAACCCTAAGAAGCCCCTTAACCTAAAAGCGGAAAATTAGTAGATGTATGTCTGGAATTCTCCCTCGCTCCTCCCGCACTCCTCTCTTACGTTTTCCTCTACTTCCTCCTCGTCCACTTCCACAGGCAAGCCGAGGTAGTTTTTAAGCGTGCTTAGAAGCAACTTAGCCGCTTCAGTGTCAGCTTTTCCTGTCATGGCAGCCTTACTATCAACCTTCGAAAGAAGAATTACCCCATCAATCCCGTATCTTTCCTTAGCTATCACAGGAACCAAGCCATTCGCTCCCACTATTTCCCCCTTCGGCATTTTTTCAAGCTTCTCCATGTCAGGCAACTCAAGCCCACTTGTACTGGTGAAATAAATTTTTCTTTCGCCATTCTCACAGTCTGAAAGGTATCCTCCCAAAGTTACCAGGAATTTAACTTTAAAGTCAGCCATCAGCTTAGCTATTTGCTCGGAGAGAGCGTATATGCCCGGCGCAGTCATCGGCTGGTCGTCTCCCGTAACGAGAAGCAAGCTTCTCCCATTATCGGGACTATTCCAGATGTAAACCTGAACCTGAGGAGGCCTTACGACGCCATCCTCTACTATAACCATCGGCGGCATGTCCGTGAACTCCATTTCGATTATCTTCTCAGCGTTTAGCTTCTTGACCAGCTTTTTAACAACTACAGCTCCGACCTCTGTTATGTCTGGAAGAGCATGGACGCATATAGCTCCCTCAACCTTTCGCTTCGGGTTAACTTCCTTCACGGTTATTTCATACATGACTCCTCACCGTTCCAGTGGAAATAGACCCAAACTACCAAAATAACTTTTTAATATTTTCATTATTTAAGCCCACCTATTACCAGAGTATTATAAGTTTCGCTTGAATTTAGAGTCAACACGAGCGGAGCATGTAATCCAACCTATTTAAAAAATGACACTTTCAGTAATAGTAGCCAGAAAATACTAACAGAACTGGGGGTTAATTACTGGACCACAACGTTCTCCGCAACTTTAAACTTCTTTATAGCCTCTCTAGCGGCAAGCTCGAACGCTGCCCCCACGTTCACATTGTTTTTTGCGCTCGTCTCAACGTGATGGGCAACCCCATACTTCTCCATAAAATCTGCCACATCTTCAACAGAAACCCTTCTTTCCAGGTCACATTTTGATCCAACTAAGATAACCGGTATATCCCCCGCGTTATTCCTCGTCAGTAAGAGCCATTCCTTCAGATTTAAGAAGGACTCAATCCTGGAAACATCGTATACGAGTAGGGCGACATGTGCTCCCTTACAGAAGTCGGGAAGAATTTCCCTGAACCGCTCCTCCCCACCAAAATCCCATATCATGAGGGTAACGTTTTCTCCATCGATTTCAAGCGTTTTCTTATCGAAAGCCACGCCTATAGTCATCTTCGTATCAGTATAATTCCCGTCGCAATACCTTCTCACGAGACTGGTTTTTCCAACTCCTCCATCTCCCTCCACAAGAACTTTAACTATAACCGCCACAATACCACCTCAAAGACAGCGACCCTACTACCGACAATCACGGCGTGATGCATTATATGATATAGTCACTGACTCATTTAAAAATTTTTGTTTAAGGCACTATAAGAATGAATTTTTTCGCAATATAAATCAAACTTACCGCAAAAATGAGCTTAAAACAAGGTGTTAATCGAAATATTCTTAACAAAAATAGATTCAAAAGGAAACTCTAAAACATTTATGGAAGAAGTCCCTTATTTTAGGAGCGGTGGTCTAATTGAGTGAATGTCCAAGATGTAAATCAAACAGCGTGAAGCTTGGAAGCAATGTTATAATACAGATTGGAAAGACGCGCTCGAAGAAAGTTGATGTACTAGAATGTACGAAGTGCGGTTTAGTCTTCTACGAATCCTCAAAGGAGTGAAACTATCAAAGCAGCTTAACTTTCGCTCTTTTTTTTTTAAAAAAAAGGAAATATAGTTTGGTGGTTTGAAGGCTTGACTATTCTCCCTTGAACTGTGGTTGTCTCTTTTCTAGGAATGCCCGCATGCCTTCCTTCTGGTCTTGTGTTGCAAAGCAGAGGCTGAAAGCTGAATTCTCTGTTTCGATTCCGGCGTCTAAGCTACACTCTAACCCCTTCCTTATTACTTTCTTGGCTAGCTTTACAGCTATTGGCGGCTTGTTGGCCAGTTTATCAGCAAGCTCTTTAACTGCTTCTTCCAATTTATCTTCTGGAACGACTTTGTTGACGAGACCTATCTGTAAAGCTTCTTGGGCGCTGATTCTATCCCCTGTGAGTATCAACTCCATTGCTTTAGCTGCCCCGACAAGTTTTGGTAGGCGTAGACATCCTCCCCACCCTGGAATTATGCCCAAGTTTATTTCTGGCTGTCCAAGCCAGGCTTTTTCACTTGCTATTCTTATGTCGCATGCTAGTGCCAGTTCACACCCTCCTCCCAGAGCGTAGCCGTTTATCGCGGCAATGACTGGTATGTCTAGTTCTTCCAGCATTCTAAACACCTTGTGTCCTCGCAGCGACGCCTCTTTAGCTTGGAGAGGTGTAGCTTCCACCATAGCCCCAACGTCTGCTCCAGCTGAGAAAGCCTTACCCGACCCTGTTATCACGAGCACCCTTATGTCCCTGTCAGACTTAACCTCCTCTATTGCCTTTCCCAGCTCCTCTATTAGTTCGGGGTTCAATGCGTTAAGCTTGTCAGGTCTGTTCAAAATTATCCTCGCAATTCTCCCTTCCTTCCTAAGTATGATGTTTTTGTAGCTCATTCGCCTCACCTTTTCCTTCATCCTACAGTGGCACTTACCGAAGAGAATCCTTCTCCTTATAAAATGTTATGCCCAAACTGCTTTTAGAAAAGTCGAGTACAGTAATTCTTCAATGTTTTGGGATGATTCTAAGAAAAGTCTTTTGAATTTCACGTCCTTCCTTTTATTTTGGTGATTCTTTGCCATCCTTGGATGATAGGCGAAGCGAGGTTGCAAGGGAAGCGGCGCGCCTCCTCTACTTTCGGTTGGCGTCGGAGTATTACGAGGCGAAACGCCAAGCTGCCAGGAATCTTGGAGTGCGCGTGCTTCCAGCAAACAAGGAAGTTGCAATAGAGCTTGACAAGCTTGCAAGCCTTTTGGAAGGAGAGCAGAGAATTGAAAGGTTGAAAGAGCTGAGAAAGGAAGCGTTGGAGGTCATGGTGATGCTTGAGCGCTTCAACCCGGTTCTCATAGGTTCAGTGTGGAGGGGGACTGCAAGGGTTGGAAGTGATATAGACATCAGGGTTTTCGCAGAAGACCCCCAGGAAGTTGTTGAAGAGCTGGTTCGTAGGGGAGTAGATGTGAAGGTGAAACTTCTAGGAAAAGACAAGTCAAAAAAGTATGTTCACATATATTTCAAGACCAAGAGGGGAAATGACGTTGAGGTTGTTGTCCGCCCAATGGAAGAAAGAAGTCTGAGGGAGACGTGCGACATATTTGGAGACGTGATTAAAGGGTTAACTATAAACGAGCTGAAGAAGGTTCTTGAAGAAGACCCGGCTAAGAAATTCGTCCCCGAGTAACTCGGGTATCGCTGCATGTGGCTGGTGGTTTAATTGAAAGCTGTCGTCCTCGCCGCCGGTGAAGGGACAAGAATGTTCCCGCTAACTTACGCGTGCCCTAAGCCACTCCTCCCCGTCTCCGGAAAACCAGCTTTAAAACACATTCTTGAAGGGTTGAAAGAGAGCGGGGTAAGCGAAGTGCTAGTGGTGGTGGGTAGACGCCAAATAGACCTTGTGAGGGAAGCGTTAAGTGACATTAAACTAAAACTAGAGTATGTGGTCCAGGAAGAGCCTAAGGGGACCGCTCACGCGGCAAGCCTTGCTGAAACTTTTGTTGGGGGAGAAGACTTCCTGCTTATAAACGGCGACGTTCTTGTACCAAAAAACTTCTACAAGAAAGTGTTGGAAGTTTTCCGCGACAGTGGGGGAAACGTGGTCTCATTAGCGAGGGTGGAAAATGTATCCAACTATGGTTTAGTTGAAGTCGAGCGGGGGCGTGTGGTTCGCATCGTGGAGAAGCCAGAAAGGGGGGAAGGGGGTCTGGTGAACGCCGGGATTTACGCTTTTACCAACGAGGTCTTCGAAGAACTTAAAAGGACGCCTGTCTCGAAGCGGGGGGAGTACGAGCTAACTGATACTATACAGCGTATGATAGACCGAGGCTTGCCCGTTGTGCCGTGCGAAGTCGAAGGGTGGTGGGTGGATTTAGGTTACCCTTGGGATCTCCTACGTGCAAACGAACTAGTAATGGAAAATAGTAGAGGGGAACTTGTAGTCCATGAGGGGGCTAGAGTAGAGGGCGGGGCAACCATACACCCGCCAGTGCATGTTGGAGATGGAAGTGTTATCAAGGCGGGTGCCTACATTGAGGGGCCAGTCTATATAGGGCGGAACAGCGTCATAGGGCCGAACTGTTACATCAGGCCGTACACCTTTATAGGAGATCGTTGTCACATAGGTAACGCTTGCGAGGTTAAAAACTCAATAATAATGGATGGCACGAACATAGCCCACCTCTCATACGTTGGGGACAGCATAGTTGGGAGAAACGTGAACTTGGGAGCTGGAACTATAACGGCAAACCTTCGTTTCGATGAAAAAACTGTCAAGTCGACAGTTAAAGGAAAAAGAGTTGATACGGGGAGAAGAAAGATGGGCGCTGTCATAGGAGATAACGTAAAAACAGGGGTGGGAGCGATGTTCATGCCGGGCGTCATAGTGGGGCCAGATTCCATCATAGGGCCAGGAGTGGTAGTAGCGGAGAATATTCCGCAAGGTGTCACGGTCCTAGTGAAGCAGGAGCTCCAAGTGGTGCGGAGAAACTTCCAGTAACACGAACTTCATCAACCCCACGGAGGGCTTGCAGCCGGTGTAAAAAAAAGCGGTTAAGCTGGAAATATTGCGATCCCTCTCCAGGAGGAGGGTTTACTTCTTGCGGTGTAATTCATACATCTTGAATTATAAACGAAATCCTTTAATTTTGGTTAAGAACTAAGATATTTAGACAAGTAGTGAAGGTGTTTGTGTGATGATAAGTTCGAAAGTTTTCCAAAGAACGTTGCAAGAGCTCCAAAAACATCCGGGAGTTAAAGGGGTTATAGTCACAAGTAGCGAGGGACTCCCAATAAGTACAACACTTGACCCACAAAAAACTGAAACGATTTCAGCACTCGTAACATCACTGGTGGGAAAAGCTAGGAGTGTTGTGAAAGAAATGGGCGAAGGCACTTTGAAATTTCTCACTTTAGACGCAGGCAAGAGTGAAATTCAGATAGCTCCAGAGCAAGAGTTCGTGTTGATAGTTCTCAGAGAGAAACCAGAATAGTGGTTAATGCGAAAATCAAATATATGTAACGTTCTCTTAAAGTGTAGTTGAAACTCCCCGGGGGAACAACTGCCATGACGGTAGATGTGAAAGCGTTCGAGCGCATATTAGCTGATGTGATTAAAGCGGAAAGTGGTATAAAGAAAGTGATTCTTGTCGACCGCACTGGTCTCACGATAGCTTACACGTCGAGGTTCAGTTATTTCAAAGTAGATGTTGAAGGGATAGGTGCGATAGCGTCTGCAGTGTATTGTGCCAGTGAAGAGCAAGGAAAAAGCCTTGAGCTCGGCGAGCTCCAGATAGTAACTTCGGAATTTGAGCAAGGAAAGATATTCGCCTCCAGCTGCGGGAAAGGGATACTCTGTGTCATAACGGACGAAACAGTAAACATTGGGATGGTTCGCCTATTAATGAAGAAAGCATCAGAACAGCTCAAAGCGATCCTAGACGAATTCCTGGCAGAAAAGCCCGTGATGCCGTTAACTGAAGGAGAAGAAGAGGAAGAATTGAAAGCTGCTTTCGGAGAACTAGAAAAAGTCTAAATAATGGTCCTACAGTGATGAAAATATTCTTAAAAAGGAAAGGTGTTGCATGATCAAAAACAGGTATACAAAAGAAAACCTGCAAGTAATTTATCAAAAATGTTAAAAGATCCACTATTAAAGTAGAAAGGAATGAAAATGCCGTACGGCGCCACTACAATACAAACTAATTAAAGGTGTAAAAAATGCGGCGCGACGCCCAAGGGCGGTTGAGGTTTAAAATAGTTTTGTGGGGGCCCTCTCTTTCAGGGAAAACAACTTGCTTGCGCTGGATATACGAAGAACTGACGGGGCTCAACAAAGGTGGTTTTACTTCTGTGGAAGACCCCACGGGGCGAACACTGTACTTTGACTACACTCCGATTTCAGCAACTGGAAAAGTGATTTTTGACGTCTTTACCACAGCAGGTCAAAAGAGGCACCGCCACCAGAGAAAAATAGTTCTCCAGGGAGCTGATGGTGTGATGTTTGTTGCTGACTCCTCTCGGAGCCAACTTCAGAACAACATTGAAAGTTTGGAAGAGTTAAAAGGCCTCTTGGGCGACAAGCTAGGCAAAGAGATACCAATGCTGGTCCTGCTCAACAAAAGAGATCTACCCGACGCGATGCCAAGACAGGAGCTTATATCTGCTTTGAAGGTTGAAGGCTTCCCAGTTTACGAGTCCATTGCTATAAGAGGTTTGGGTGTTAAGAGGGCTTTCCAGGCAATAGCTAGGGAGGTCCTTTTAAAACACATGTACAAGGTTTAGTTGAACTCGCTTAAACTGCAGAACATTTAAAAATGTTTTATAACTCTCCACTTTATGTATTCGTTGAAGGATGGTGAGTGGGCTGGCATGTTGCTGGGGAAAAGTGAGGAAATCGAAAATGTTTTGAGGAAGCTTCTGGAGGAGGTCCCGCAAATAGAAGGAGCGGCCGTCGTCAGCGTTGAGGGCTTACCTATAGCTTCAAGTTTGCCTCCCGAGATTGATGATGTGAGGCTCGCAGCTATAACCGCTGCCATACTCAGCTTAGGTGAGAGAGCTGTTCAGGAGTTCGAGAAGGGTTTTGTTGACGAGGTATACGTTAGAGGGAGTGAGGGTTACATACTCGTTATGGGCGCTGGGCCAAACGCTGTATTGACGGTGAGCGCTTCGAAGGATGCGAACCTTGGTGTGGTCCGCCTTTACATGAAACGGGCTGCTGAAAAACTAGCAGAGTTAATCTAAGCGCGTTTAGACCTAGCAATTAGAGTAAAGCGTCCTGTTTATCCTCGGTATCATGGCCATGATGACCGATATCTCGGTTAGTCTCCTCCTGTTTATCACACCATGAGTTAGATACCCTATTGCTCCTTGCTTCCTCCCTAGGTTCTCAATCCCTGTTATTCGGCTCATAACCTCCCCAACCTCCATTTTCTCTCCAAGTACCATGGCAACCACACGGGGAGGGTACTCAAACCCCGGCCCGCAACCTATAGTTATCCATCCGTCCTTGTCAATTATCGCGCAGTACTGGAAATCCATGTAACCCGTCATCGTTGCCGGGACCTTTACGAGTCCCGCCTCTATACCGACTCCTAAGTCTGCACCAGTTCGAGTGAGTGCCTCACGTGCCCTGTTAATTGCCCCTTTAATTGTTTCTTCAGCCCCCACCGGCTGTCTGGAGACTCCGGGGTCGACTTTAACGGAGACCACCTTAACGTGCCCAATCAGTTTATGCATTACACGCTTCACGGCCTCTACTTTAACTGGGTTCTCAGAGCCTACGGCCACGATGACCATGCGCTTCGACCTTCTGCTCCTGC
This window contains:
- a CDS encoding PAC2 family protein, which translates into the protein MYEITVKEVNPKRKVEGAICVHALPDITEVGAVVVKKLVKKLNAEKIIEMEFTDMPPMVIVEDGVVRPPQVQVYIWNSPDNGRSLLLVTGDDQPMTAPGIYALSEQIAKLMADFKVKFLVTLGGYLSDCENGERKIYFTSTSGLELPDMEKLEKMPKGEIVGANGLVPVIAKERYGIDGVILLSKVDSKAAMTGKADTEAAKLLLSTLKNYLGLPVEVDEEEVEENVREECGRSEGEFQTYIY
- a CDS encoding Rab family GTPase, yielding MAVIVKVLVEGDGGVGKTSLVRRYCDGNYTDTKMTIGVAFDKKTLEIDGENVTLMIWDFGGEERFREILPDFCKGAHVALLVYDVSRIESFLNLKEWLLLTRNNAGDIPVILVGSKCDLERRVSVEDVADFMEKYGVAHHVETSAKNNVNVGAAFELAAREAIKKFKVAENVVVQ
- a CDS encoding enoyl-CoA hydratase-related protein, producing MKEKVRRMSYKNIILRKEGRIARIILNRPDKLNALNPELIEELGKAIEEVKSDRDIRVLVITGSGKAFSAGADVGAMVEATPLQAKEASLRGHKVFRMLEELDIPVIAAINGYALGGGCELALACDIRIASEKAWLGQPEINLGIIPGWGGCLRLPKLVGAAKAMELILTGDRISAQEALQIGLVNKVVPEDKLEEAVKELADKLANKPPIAVKLAKKVIRKGLECSLDAGIETENSAFSLCFATQDQKEGMRAFLEKRQPQFKGE
- a CDS encoding nucleotidyltransferase domain-containing protein, which gives rise to MPSLDDRRSEVAREAARLLYFRLASEYYEAKRQAARNLGVRVLPANKEVAIELDKLASLLEGEQRIERLKELRKEALEVMVMLERFNPVLIGSVWRGTARVGSDIDIRVFAEDPQEVVEELVRRGVDVKVKLLGKDKSKKYVHIYFKTKRGNDVEVVVRPMEERSLRETCDIFGDVIKGLTINELKKVLEEDPAKKFVPE
- a CDS encoding sugar phosphate nucleotidyltransferase — translated: MKAVVLAAGEGTRMFPLTYACPKPLLPVSGKPALKHILEGLKESGVSEVLVVVGRRQIDLVREALSDIKLKLEYVVQEEPKGTAHAASLAETFVGGEDFLLINGDVLVPKNFYKKVLEVFRDSGGNVVSLARVENVSNYGLVEVERGRVVRIVEKPERGEGGLVNAGIYAFTNEVFEELKRTPVSKRGEYELTDTIQRMIDRGLPVVPCEVEGWWVDLGYPWDLLRANELVMENSRGELVVHEGARVEGGATIHPPVHVGDGSVIKAGAYIEGPVYIGRNSVIGPNCYIRPYTFIGDRCHIGNACEVKNSIIMDGTNIAHLSYVGDSIVGRNVNLGAGTITANLRFDEKTVKSTVKGKRVDTGRRKMGAVIGDNVKTGVGAMFMPGVIVGPDSIIGPGVVVAENIPQGVTVLVKQELQVVRRNFQ
- a CDS encoding roadblock/LC7 domain-containing protein produces the protein MISSKVFQRTLQELQKHPGVKGVIVTSSEGLPISTTLDPQKTETISALVTSLVGKARSVVKEMGEGTLKFLTLDAGKSEIQIAPEQEFVLIVLREKPE
- a CDS encoding roadblock/LC7 domain-containing protein; the encoded protein is MTVDVKAFERILADVIKAESGIKKVILVDRTGLTIAYTSRFSYFKVDVEGIGAIASAVYCASEEQGKSLELGELQIVTSEFEQGKIFASSCGKGILCVITDETVNIGMVRLLMKKASEQLKAILDEFLAEKPVMPLTEGEEEEELKAAFGELEKV
- a CDS encoding ADP-ribosylation factor-like protein gives rise to the protein MRRDAQGRLRFKIVLWGPSLSGKTTCLRWIYEELTGLNKGGFTSVEDPTGRTLYFDYTPISATGKVIFDVFTTAGQKRHRHQRKIVLQGADGVMFVADSSRSQLQNNIESLEELKGLLGDKLGKEIPMLVLLNKRDLPDAMPRQELISALKVEGFPVYESIAIRGLGVKRAFQAIAREVLLKHMYKV
- a CDS encoding roadblock/LC7 domain-containing protein, with translation MYSLKDGEWAGMLLGKSEEIENVLRKLLEEVPQIEGAAVVSVEGLPIASSLPPEIDDVRLAAITAAILSLGERAVQEFEKGFVDEVYVRGSEGYILVMGAGPNAVLTVSASKDANLGVVRLYMKRAAEKLAELI
- the yjjX gene encoding inosine/xanthosine triphosphatase — encoded protein: MVIVAVGSENPVKVEAVKRVMHKLIGHVKVVSVKVDPGVSRQPVGAEETIKGAINRAREALTRTGADLGVGIEAGLVKVPATMTGYMDFQYCAIIDKDGWITIGCGPGFEYPPRVVAMVLGEKMEVGEVMSRITGIENLGRKQGAIGYLTHGVINRRRLTEISVIMAMIPRINRTLYSNC